From Flavobacterium sp. 102, a single genomic window includes:
- the nusG gene encoding transcription termination/antitermination protein NusG: MADINVKKWYVVRAVSGQENKVKAYIETEINRLGMADYISQVLVPTEKVVQVRDGKKIAKDKVYFPGYVMIEANLVGEIPHIIKSITGVIGFLGEVKGGDPVPLRLSEVNRMLGKVDELAVNTDTQNIPFNIGETIKVVDGPFNGFNGTIDKINEEKRKLEVMVKIFGRKTPLELSFMQVEKV, translated from the coding sequence ATGGCTGATATTAATGTAAAGAAATGGTATGTCGTTAGGGCTGTTAGTGGTCAAGAAAATAAAGTGAAAGCTTATATCGAAACCGAAATTAACAGATTAGGCATGGCAGATTATATCTCGCAAGTACTTGTTCCAACTGAAAAAGTAGTGCAAGTTAGAGATGGGAAAAAGATAGCTAAGGATAAAGTATACTTTCCTGGTTATGTCATGATTGAAGCTAACTTGGTTGGTGAAATTCCACACATCATTAAATCAATTACTGGTGTTATTGGTTTCTTAGGAGAAGTTAAAGGTGGAGATCCGGTGCCGTTAAGATTGTCAGAAGTAAACAGAATGCTTGGTAAAGTGGATGAGTTGGCTGTCAATACAGATACCCAAAATATTCCTTTCAATATAGGAGAAACAATCAAGGTTGTTGATGGTCCTTTCAATGGTTTCAACGGAACTATTGACAAAATCAATGAAGAAAAGCGTAAGCTGGAAGTAATGGTGAAAATTTTCGGAAGAAAAACACCATTGGAACTGAGCTTTATGCAAGTTGAAAAAGTATAA
- the secE gene encoding preprotein translocase subunit SecE, which yields MTKIVNYISEAFEELRTNVTWPEWAEVQKYTIVVAVFSIVLALATWGVDEACAKVIAGFFNWLKP from the coding sequence ATGACAAAAATTGTTAACTATATATCAGAAGCATTTGAAGAATTGAGAACAAATGTTACTTGGCCGGAATGGGCTGAAGTTCAAAAGTACACTATTGTAGTGGCTGTATTCTCAATTGTTTTAGCGCTGGCAACTTGGGGTGTTGATGAAGCTTGTGCAAAAGTAATTGCCGGTTTCTTTAATTGGTTAAAACCTTAA
- the tuf gene encoding elongation factor Tu: MAKENFNRNKPHLNIGTIGHVDHGKTTLTAAITKVLSDAGYCQAKSFDQIDNAPEEKERGITINTSHVEYETANRHYAHVDCPGHADYVKNMVTGAAQMDGAILVVAATDGPMPQTREHILLGRQVGIPRIVVFMNKVDMVDDAELLELVEMEIRDLLSFYDYDGDNGPVVQGSALGGLNNDPAWVPKIIELMEAVDNWIQEPERDVNKPFLMPVEDVFTITGRGTVATGRIETGICNTGDPVEIIGMGAEKLTSTVTGIEMFRQILDRGEAGDNAGILLRGVAKEDIKRGMVICKPGSVKPHAKFKAEVYILKKEEGGRHTPFHNNYRPQFYVRTTDVTGVISLPAGVEMVMPGDNLTIEVSLLSAIALNIGLRFAIREGGRTVGAGQVTEILD; this comes from the coding sequence ATGGCAAAAGAAAATTTTAACCGTAACAAGCCCCACTTAAACATTGGAACAATTGGGCACGTTGACCACGGAAAAACAACTTTAACTGCAGCGATCACAAAAGTATTATCTGATGCAGGTTACTGTCAAGCGAAATCATTTGATCAAATTGATAACGCTCCAGAAGAAAAAGAAAGAGGTATTACTATCAATACTTCACACGTTGAGTATGAAACTGCTAACCGTCACTACGCACACGTTGACTGTCCTGGTCACGCGGATTACGTAAAGAACATGGTTACTGGTGCTGCTCAAATGGACGGTGCTATTTTAGTAGTTGCTGCAACAGACGGACCAATGCCACAAACACGTGAGCACATCCTTTTAGGACGTCAGGTTGGTATTCCAAGAATCGTTGTATTCATGAACAAAGTGGATATGGTTGATGATGCGGAATTATTAGAATTAGTTGAAATGGAAATCAGAGACTTGTTGTCTTTCTACGATTATGATGGAGATAATGGTCCTGTAGTTCAAGGTTCAGCTTTAGGTGGATTGAATAACGATCCGGCTTGGGTACCAAAAATCATTGAATTGATGGAAGCGGTTGATAATTGGATTCAAGAGCCAGAAAGAGATGTTAACAAACCTTTCTTGATGCCGGTTGAAGACGTATTTACAATTACTGGTCGTGGAACTGTTGCTACAGGTCGTATCGAAACTGGTATCTGTAATACAGGTGATCCTGTTGAAATCATTGGTATGGGTGCTGAGAAATTAACTTCTACAGTAACTGGTATCGAAATGTTCCGTCAAATCTTGGATAGAGGTGAGGCTGGAGATAACGCTGGTATCTTGTTAAGAGGTGTTGCTAAAGAAGATATCAAAAGAGGAATGGTTATTTGTAAGCCAGGATCTGTAAAACCACACGCTAAATTCAAAGCTGAGGTTTATATCTTGAAAAAAGAAGAAGGTGGTCGTCACACACCATTCCACAATAACTACCGTCCACAGTTCTACGTACGTACAACTGACGTAACAGGAGTTATCTCTTTACCAGCTGGTGTAGAGATGGTAATGCCAGGTGATAACTTAACTATTGAAGTTTCTTTGTTGAGTGCAATCGCTTTGAACATCGGTTTACGTTTCGCTATCCGTGAAGGTGGTAGAACAGTAGGTGCCGGTCAGGTTACTGAAATTTTAGACTAA
- the hpf gene encoding ribosome hibernation-promoting factor, HPF/YfiA family: MKVNVHAVNFTVDRKLVDFIEERLGKLEKFYDKVVSSDVFLKVDNTSEKENKIVEVKIHVPGDDFMVKKQCKTFEEAVELSSESLERLLVKRKEKIRTHI; this comes from the coding sequence ATGAAGGTAAATGTTCATGCAGTAAATTTCACTGTCGACAGAAAGCTGGTTGATTTCATCGAAGAAAGATTAGGTAAACTTGAAAAATTCTATGACAAAGTAGTTTCGTCAGATGTTTTTTTGAAGGTCGACAATACAAGTGAGAAGGAAAATAAAATTGTGGAGGTTAAAATTCATGTCCCGGGAGATGATTTTATGGTAAAGAAACAATGTAAAACATTCGAGGAAGCGGTGGAGTTGTCTTCTGAATCTTTAGAAAGATTGTTGGTTAAAAGAAAGGAAAAAATCAGAACACATATATAA
- a CDS encoding tyrosine-type recombinase/integrase, with product MENFKNKFQDYLLLEKKYSLHTVTAYINDIGFFESFLSSAFDDNNLITVNYNQVRAWIVSLSDDGISNSSINRKISSLKSFYKFLLKTKQIETSPLLKHKALKAPKKLQIPFSEKELDLVLNQIVYTNDFDGIRDKLIVDLFYTTGIRRAELINLKLQNIDLSNGTLKVLGKRNKERIIPILPVVENQIKLYLTERSHLQRIVDGEYFFLLLKGVKLNDSFVYRLINYYFSNVSEKVKKSPHILRHTFATHLLNNGADINSVKELLGHSSLASTQVYTHSSLAELKKVYGNAHPRNRQ from the coding sequence ATGGAAAATTTTAAAAATAAGTTTCAAGATTATTTACTGTTAGAGAAAAAATATTCTTTGCATACAGTGACCGCTTATATCAATGACATTGGTTTCTTTGAGTCGTTTTTGTCTAGTGCTTTTGATGATAATAATTTAATTACGGTAAATTACAATCAAGTTCGTGCTTGGATAGTTTCGCTTTCAGATGACGGAATTTCCAATTCCTCGATTAACCGAAAAATTTCTTCTTTAAAATCGTTTTATAAATTTTTGCTCAAAACAAAGCAAATCGAAACGAGTCCGCTTTTGAAGCACAAAGCCTTGAAAGCACCTAAGAAATTACAAATTCCTTTCTCGGAAAAAGAACTCGATTTGGTTTTAAATCAAATAGTTTACACTAATGATTTTGATGGCATTCGTGATAAATTGATAGTCGATTTATTTTACACTACCGGCATTCGTAGAGCTGAACTGATTAATTTGAAATTGCAAAATATCGACTTGTCAAACGGAACCTTAAAAGTATTGGGAAAAAGAAATAAGGAAAGGATTATACCGATTCTACCGGTTGTTGAAAATCAAATAAAATTATATTTAACAGAAAGGTCACATTTACAAAGGATTGTGGATGGTGAGTATTTTTTCTTACTGTTAAAAGGCGTTAAATTGAACGATTCGTTTGTTTATCGTTTAATAAATTATTACTTTAGTAATGTCTCCGAGAAGGTTAAAAAGAGTCCGCATATATTGAGACACACGTTTGCAACTCACCTTCTAAACAACGGAGCGGATATTAATTCCGTTAAAGAATTATTGGGGCATTCTAGTTTGGCGTCTACGCAAGTCTACACTCACAGCAGTTTGGCGGAACTTAAAAAGGTGTATGGTAACGCTCATCCTAGAAACAGACAATAA
- the rpsU gene encoding 30S ribosomal protein S21 yields MLIIPIKDGENIDRALKRYKRKFDKTGTVRQLRARQAFTKPSVVRRAQVQKAAYIQNMRDNIEG; encoded by the coding sequence ATGTTGATTATACCAATTAAAGACGGAGAAAACATTGATAGAGCATTAAAGCGCTACAAGAGAAAATTCGATAAAACCGGAACTGTAAGACAACTTAGAGCGCGTCAAGCGTTTACTAAGCCATCTGTAGTGAGAAGAGCACAAGTTCAAAAAGCTGCTTATATCCAAAACATGAGAGACAATATCGAAGGATAG
- a CDS encoding acyl-CoA dehydrogenase family protein, producing MNSTYFTEEHELFRKSLQDFLQKEVVPHIEKWEKTGTIERFIWKKFGDMGFFGLKYPEAYGGMNLDLFYTVIFLEELQKIKSSGFAAAMWAHAYLAMTHLNAEGDERIKQDYLAPSITGDKIGALCLTEPFGGSDVAGMRTTAIKKGDKYVINGSKTFITNGVYADYYVVAAKTSPELGNKGISIFLMDTNLKGISATKLDKLGWRASDTAEISFDNVEIPLENLMGEEGKGFPYIMQHFALERLIMAINAHARAEYAIEYTIEYMSQREAFGKTINKFQALRHTMVDHVTDVEHCKLFNYAAAARLDKGEYVVKEATMAKLKSTKVADDAIYSCLQMLGGYGYMEEYPLARLLRDSRLGPIGGGTSEILREILSKMIIDKQSYQPAVK from the coding sequence ATGAATTCAACATATTTTACAGAAGAACACGAATTGTTTAGAAAAAGTTTGCAAGATTTTTTGCAAAAAGAAGTAGTGCCGCACATTGAAAAATGGGAAAAAACAGGTACTATTGAACGCTTTATTTGGAAAAAATTTGGCGATATGGGCTTCTTCGGATTAAAATATCCGGAAGCTTATGGTGGAATGAATTTGGATTTGTTTTATACGGTAATATTTTTAGAAGAGCTTCAAAAAATAAAATCTTCCGGTTTTGCCGCTGCCATGTGGGCACATGCCTATTTAGCCATGACACATTTAAATGCCGAAGGTGATGAAAGAATTAAGCAAGATTATTTGGCGCCCAGTATCACAGGTGACAAAATAGGTGCTTTGTGTCTTACCGAACCTTTTGGCGGAAGCGATGTGGCAGGAATGAGAACAACAGCCATCAAAAAGGGAGATAAATATGTGATTAATGGTTCTAAAACATTTATCACAAATGGCGTATATGCGGATTATTATGTAGTGGCGGCCAAGACAAGTCCGGAGTTGGGAAACAAAGGAATAAGTATATTTCTGATGGATACTAATTTAAAAGGGATTTCGGCTACCAAGTTGGATAAATTAGGTTGGAGAGCTTCTGATACTGCTGAGATTTCTTTTGATAATGTTGAAATTCCTTTAGAAAATTTAATGGGCGAAGAAGGAAAAGGCTTTCCTTATATCATGCAACATTTTGCTCTAGAGCGATTAATTATGGCCATCAATGCCCATGCGAGAGCTGAATACGCAATCGAATATACTATTGAATACATGTCGCAACGAGAAGCCTTTGGAAAAACCATAAACAAATTTCAAGCCTTACGCCATACGATGGTTGACCATGTTACCGATGTAGAACATTGTAAATTATTTAATTATGCCGCGGCAGCACGATTAGATAAAGGAGAATATGTGGTAAAAGAAGCCACTATGGCCAAATTAAAATCAACCAAAGTGGCCGATGATGCTATTTACAGTTGCTTGCAAATGTTAGGAGGTTACGGTTATATGGAAGAATATCCGTTGGCGCGTTTATTAAGAGATAGTCGTTTAGGACCAATTGGCGGCGGAACTTCTGAAATTCTCAGAGAGATTTTGTCTAAAATGATTATTGACAAACAAAGCTATCAGCCTGCGGTGAAATAA
- a CDS encoding helix-hairpin-helix domain-containing protein produces the protein MTNDNSILQSILSYSKSQRIGIILLFLIIVICQGFYLFNDFKTFETTNKEEANWLANQSLIDSLKLQNKNYKPTIYPFNPNFITDFKGYKLGMSVAEIDRLLAYRKQNKFVNSAAEFQVVTKVSDSLLRTISPYFKFPDWAKNKKEYNSTYVKNEFSRVEKITILDINEASKEDLMKIYGIGDKISDRILEQKGKLGAFVSMEQMHDVWGLSPEVIEKLNQYFDVKSTSKIKRININNASVKELSQFPFFRYALAKEIVIYRSMNGDIKTEDLSKIKGFPVDKIKIIALYLEF, from the coding sequence ATGACGAATGATAATTCCATCCTGCAATCGATTTTAAGTTATTCGAAAAGTCAACGAATTGGAATTATACTGTTGTTTTTAATTATAGTTATTTGTCAGGGATTTTATCTTTTTAATGATTTTAAAACTTTTGAGACTACAAATAAAGAAGAAGCCAATTGGTTAGCGAATCAAAGCCTGATTGACAGTCTTAAACTTCAAAATAAAAATTACAAACCCACGATTTATCCCTTCAACCCTAATTTTATTACTGATTTTAAGGGATACAAACTCGGTATGTCTGTTGCAGAAATCGACCGATTATTGGCCTACAGAAAGCAAAATAAGTTTGTCAATTCGGCAGCAGAGTTTCAGGTAGTGACTAAAGTTTCTGATTCTTTGCTGAGAACCATTTCGCCTTATTTTAAATTTCCGGATTGGGCGAAGAACAAAAAGGAATACAATTCGACTTATGTCAAAAACGAATTTTCAAGAGTTGAAAAAATCACAATTCTCGACATCAATGAAGCCAGCAAAGAAGATTTGATGAAAATCTATGGCATTGGCGATAAAATTTCGGACAGGATTTTGGAACAAAAAGGCAAGTTAGGCGCTTTTGTATCGATGGAACAAATGCATGATGTTTGGGGTTTATCGCCCGAAGTAATTGAAAAACTGAATCAATATTTTGATGTAAAATCGACTTCCAAAATCAAAAGAATCAACATTAACAATGCTTCAGTCAAAGAGTTATCTCAATTTCCGTTTTTTAGATATGCGTTGGCTAAAGAAATAGTTATTTACAGAAGCATGAATGGCGACATCAAAACTGAGGATTTGTCAAAAATTAAAGGATTTCCTGTTGATAAAATAAAAATAATTGCCTTATATTTGGAATTCTAA
- a CDS encoding PspC domain-containing protein, whose translation MSPVIQLKYFFEKHGFHVSSRLADKLGMRASNVRLFFIYITFVTAGLWFGVYLTLAFWIKLKDLIRGKRTSVFDL comes from the coding sequence ATGTCACCGGTAATACAACTAAAATACTTCTTCGAAAAACACGGTTTTCACGTTTCGTCTCGTTTGGCTGACAAGCTGGGAATGCGTGCGTCGAATGTGCGTTTGTTTTTTATTTATATCACTTTCGTTACTGCCGGATTGTGGTTTGGCGTGTATCTAACCTTGGCGTTTTGGATTAAGTTGAAAGATTTAATTCGTGGCAAACGAACATCAGTTTTTGATTTGTAA